Proteins encoded by one window of Lycium barbarum isolate Lr01 chromosome 11, ASM1917538v2, whole genome shotgun sequence:
- the LOC132620395 gene encoding plant UBX domain-containing protein 4-like, translated as MENQANLPTDSQREELLTTFCEITSSTKPEALFFLESHNFDLDSAVSTFFDGAAPNNTLPAAADDVVEADIPVSVAAAQRRSPSRSRSPSPPRPRRNPPSTTQGGGGGRRSGGIHTFSDLNRRPVAGSGSDDDGPQEYYTGGEKSGMLVQDPSKANNVDAIFDQARQHAAVEGPPASSGSRSFTGTSRRLTGETVSAAAPQPPESVTHIITFWTNGFTIDDGPLRRFDDPENAPFLESIRKSECPKELEPEDRRTSVRVNLTRREEDCPVPEKRRALFQGAGRTLGSTSNAEQVDSIGAMPSFTAAPSPSAGLVVDQSQPSTSIQLRLADGTRMVSRFNYQHTIRDIRGFIDASRPGGSRSYRLQTVGFPPEQLSDLDQTVEQAGLANSVVIQKL; from the exons ATGGAAAATCAAGCAAATCTGCCCACCGACTCACAAAGAGAAGAACTCCTCACCACGTTCTGTGAAATCACATCTTCAACAAAACCCGAAGCTCTTTTCTTCCTTGAAAGCCACAACTTCGATTTAGATTCCGCCGTCTCCACTTTCTTTGACGGCGCTGCCCCTAACAATACCCTCCCCGCCGCCGCCGATGACGTGGTCGAAGCTGATATCCCTGTTTCCGTTGCCGCCGCGCAACGCCGTTCTCCGTCGCGCTCTCGATCTCCGTCTCCGCCGCGACCTAGAAGAAACCCTCCGAGCACTACCCAAGGCGGCGGCGGCGGAAGGAGAAGTGGTGGAATTCATACTTTCTCTGATCTGAATCGTAGGCCTGTGGCGGGGTCTGGTAGTGATGATGATGGGCCTCAAGAGTATTATACTGGTGGAGAAAAAAG TGGAATGCTTGTTCAAGATCCATCTAAAGCAAATAATGTGGACGCAATATTCGATCAAGCTAGACAACATGCAGCTGTTGAAGGACCTCCTGCATCCTCTGGCTCTAGAAGCTTTACTGGAACTTCTAGAAGACTTACAGGTGAGACCGTGTCTGCTGCTGCTCCTCAGCCACCTGAGAGTGTTACTCATATTATCACTTTCTGGACCAATGGGTTCACTATAGATGATGGGCCCTTGCGGAGGTTTGATGATCCAGAAAATGCCCCTTTCTTAGAG AGTATCCGAAAGTCTGAATGCCCAAAAGAACTTGAGCCAGAAGATAGGAGGACATCTGTTCGAGTTAATCTGACAAGGAGAGAGGAGGACTGCCCT GTACCGGAGAAGCGTCGTGCTTTATTTCAGGGCGCAGGAAGAACTTTAGGTAGCACTAGCAATGCTGAACAAGTAGACTCAATTGGTGCTATGCCATCATTCACTGCAGCCCCATCCCCATCAGCGGGCCTAGTTGTTGATCAGTCACAGCCTTCAACCTCAATTCAACTAAGGTTAGCAGATGGCACACGGATGGTTTCTCGGTTTAACTACCAACACACAATCAGAGATATTCGAGGGTTTATTGATGCATCAAGGCCTGggggatcaaggagttatcgacTGCAGACGGTGGGCTTTCCTCCCGAACAACTCTCTGATCTTGACCAGACAGTAGAGCAAGCTGGACTAGCCAATTCAGTTGTGATCCAGAAACTTTAG
- the LOC132618232 gene encoding peroxidase 3-like isoform X1, with amino-acid sequence MAKFGDLGNFLVLCILLGIVGSSHAQLQLNFYAKSCPQAEKIIRNYVQKHIPNAPSLAAALLRMQFHDCFVRGCDASVLLNFTSSTKNQTEKVAVPNQTLRGFSFIDGVKKAVEAECPGIVSCADIVALVSRDSVVVTGGPYWNVPTGRRDGRLSNASEALANIPPPTSNFSSLQTSFASKGLDLKDLVLLSGAHTIGVSHCPSFSSRLYNFTGVWGTQDPSLDSEYAANLKMKKCKSIDDNTTIVEMDPGSSSKFDLSYYKLVLKRKGLLQSDAALTTSATTKSYINQLVQGSLQQFNVEFGLAMEKMGRIEVKTGSAGEIRKHCAVVNS; translated from the exons ATGGCCAAATTTGGAGACTTGGGTAATTTTCTAGTGTTGTGTATATTACTAGGAATAGTGGGTTCAAGCCATGCTCAGTTACAACTCAACTTCTATGCGAAGAGCTGTCCACAAGCAGAGAAGATAATTCGAAATTATGTGCAAAAGCACATTCCAAATGCTCCATCTCTTGCAGCTGCCTTGCTCAGGATGCAATTCCATGATTGCTTTGTCAGG GGTTGTGATGCTTCTGTACTCCTGAATTTCACTTCGAGCACAAAAAACCAGACTGAAAAAGTGGCAGTTCCTAATCAAACACTTAGAGGCTTCTCATTCATCGATGGTGTGAAGAAAGCAGTTGAAGCTGAATGTCCTGGCATTGTCTCTTGTGCAGATATTGTTGCCTTAGTTTCTAGAGACTCCGTTGTGGTCACA GGAGGCCCTTACTGGAATGTTCCAACTGGTAGAAGAGATGGAAGATTATCAAACGCCTCGGAAGCCTTGGCCAACATCCCTCCTCCAACTAGTAACTTTTCCAGTCTCCAGACTTCTTTTGCCAGCAAGGGTCTTGACCTAAAAGACTTGGTCCTGTTGTCTG GCGCGCATACCATTGGAGTCTCGCACTGCCCGTCATTTTCATCACGTTTATACAATTTTACCGGAGTTTGGGGTACACAAGATCCATCTCTAGACAGTGAATATGCAGCGAATCTTAAGATGAAGAAATGCAAATCAATCGATGACAATACGACAATTGTCGAAATGGATCCAGGCAGTTCCAGTAAATTTGATCTCAGCTACTATAAGCTTGTGCTCAAGAGAAAAGGGCTACTCCAATCTGATGCAGCCTTGACAACAAGTGCGACAACAAAGTCATACATCAACCAGCTAGTACAAGGATCACTCCAACAATTTAATGTTGAATTCGGTCTAGCCATGGAGAAAATGGGCAGGATAGAAGTCAAGACCGGCTCTGCTGGTGAGATTAGGAAGCACTGTGCAGTTGTGAATAGTTAA
- the LOC132618232 gene encoding peroxidase 3-like isoform X2, which yields MAKFGDLGNFLVLCILLGIVGSSHAQLQLNFYAKSCPQAEKIIRNYVQKHIPNAPSLAAALLRMQFHDCFVRGCDASVLLNFTSSTKNQTEKVAVPNQTLRGFSFIDGVKKAVEAECPGIVSCADIVALVSRDSVVVTVSPYWNVPTGRRDGRLSNASEALANIPPPTSNFSSLQTSFASKGLDLKDLVLLSGAHTIGVSHCPSFSSRLYNFTGVWGTQDPSLDSEYAANLKMKKCKSIDDNTTIVEMDPGSSSKFDLSYYKLVLKRKGLLQSDAALTTSATTKSYINQLVQGSLQQFNVEFGLAMEKMGRIEVKTGSAGEIRKHCAVVNS from the exons ATGGCCAAATTTGGAGACTTGGGTAATTTTCTAGTGTTGTGTATATTACTAGGAATAGTGGGTTCAAGCCATGCTCAGTTACAACTCAACTTCTATGCGAAGAGCTGTCCACAAGCAGAGAAGATAATTCGAAATTATGTGCAAAAGCACATTCCAAATGCTCCATCTCTTGCAGCTGCCTTGCTCAGGATGCAATTCCATGATTGCTTTGTCAGG GGTTGTGATGCTTCTGTACTCCTGAATTTCACTTCGAGCACAAAAAACCAGACTGAAAAAGTGGCAGTTCCTAATCAAACACTTAGAGGCTTCTCATTCATCGATGGTGTGAAGAAAGCAGTTGAAGCTGAATGTCCTGGCATTGTCTCTTGTGCAGATATTGTTGCCTTAGTTTCTAGAGACTCCGTTGTGGTCACAGTAA GCCCTTACTGGAATGTTCCAACTGGTAGAAGAGATGGAAGATTATCAAACGCCTCGGAAGCCTTGGCCAACATCCCTCCTCCAACTAGTAACTTTTCCAGTCTCCAGACTTCTTTTGCCAGCAAGGGTCTTGACCTAAAAGACTTGGTCCTGTTGTCTG GCGCGCATACCATTGGAGTCTCGCACTGCCCGTCATTTTCATCACGTTTATACAATTTTACCGGAGTTTGGGGTACACAAGATCCATCTCTAGACAGTGAATATGCAGCGAATCTTAAGATGAAGAAATGCAAATCAATCGATGACAATACGACAATTGTCGAAATGGATCCAGGCAGTTCCAGTAAATTTGATCTCAGCTACTATAAGCTTGTGCTCAAGAGAAAAGGGCTACTCCAATCTGATGCAGCCTTGACAACAAGTGCGACAACAAAGTCATACATCAACCAGCTAGTACAAGGATCACTCCAACAATTTAATGTTGAATTCGGTCTAGCCATGGAGAAAATGGGCAGGATAGAAGTCAAGACCGGCTCTGCTGGTGAGATTAGGAAGCACTGTGCAGTTGTGAATAGTTAA
- the LOC132618367 gene encoding peroxidase 3-like isoform X2, giving the protein MAKFGDLGNFLAFCILLGIVGSSHAQLQLNFYAKSCPQAEKIIRNYVQKHIPNAPSLAAALLRMQFHDCFVRGCDASVLLNFTSSTKNQTEKVAVPNQTLRGFSFIDGVKKAVEAECPGIVSCADIVALVSRDSVVVTVSPYWNVPTGRRDGRLSNASEALANIPPPTSNFSSLQTSFASKGLDLKDLVLLSGAHTIGVSHCPSFSSRLYNFTGVWGTQDPSLDNEYAANLKMKKCKSIDDNTTIVEMDPGSSSKFDLSYYKLVLKRKGLFQSDAALTTSATTKSYINQLVQGSLQQFNAEFGLAMEKMGRIEVKTGSAGEIRKHCAVVNS; this is encoded by the exons ATGGCCAAATTTGGAGATTTGGGTAATTTTCTAGCGTTTTGTATACTGCTAGGAATAGTGGGTTCAAGCCATGCTCAGTTACAACTCAACTTCTATGCAAAGAGCTGTCCACAAGCAGAGAAGATAATTCGAAATTATGTGCAAAAGCACATTCCAAATGCTCCATCTCTTGCAGCTGCCTTGCTCAGGATGCAATTCCATGATTGCTTTGTCAGG GGTTGTGATGCTTCTGTACTCCTGAATTTCACTTCGAGCACAAAAAACCAGACTGAAAAAGTGGCAGTTCCTAATCAAACACTGAGAGGCTTCTCATTCATCGATGGTGTGAAGAAAGCAGTTGAAGCTGAATGTCCTGGCATTGTCTCTTGTGCAGATATTGTTGCCTTAGTTTCTAGAGACTCTGTTGTGGTCACAGTAA GCCCTTACTGGAATGTTCCAACTGGTAGAAGAGATGGAAGATTATCAAACGCCTCGGAAGCCTTGGCAAACATCCCTCCTCCAACTAGTAACTTTTCCAGTCTCCAGACTTCTTTTGCCAGCAAGGGTCTTGACCTAAAAGACTTGGTCCTGTTGTCTG GCGCGCATACTATTGGAGTCTCGCACTGCCCGTCATTTTCATCACGTTTATACAATTTTACCGGAGTTTGGGGTACACAAGATCCATCTCTAGACAATGAATATGCAGCGAATCTTAAGATGAAGAAATGCAAATCAATCGATGACAATACGACAATTGTCGAAATGGATCCAGGCAGTTCCAGTAAATTTGATCTCAGCTACTATAAGCTTGTGCTCAAGAGAAAAGGGCTATTCCAATCTGATGCAGCCTTGACAACAAGTGCGACAACAAAGTCATACATCAACCAGCTAGTACAAGGATCACTCCAACAATTTAATGCTGAATTTGGTCTAGCCATGGAGAAAATGGGCAGGATAGAAGTCAAGACCGGCTCTGCTGGTGAGATTAGGAAGCACTGTGCAGTTGTGAATAGTTAA
- the LOC132618367 gene encoding peroxidase 3-like isoform X1: protein MAKFGDLGNFLAFCILLGIVGSSHAQLQLNFYAKSCPQAEKIIRNYVQKHIPNAPSLAAALLRMQFHDCFVRGCDASVLLNFTSSTKNQTEKVAVPNQTLRGFSFIDGVKKAVEAECPGIVSCADIVALVSRDSVVVTGGPYWNVPTGRRDGRLSNASEALANIPPPTSNFSSLQTSFASKGLDLKDLVLLSGAHTIGVSHCPSFSSRLYNFTGVWGTQDPSLDNEYAANLKMKKCKSIDDNTTIVEMDPGSSSKFDLSYYKLVLKRKGLFQSDAALTTSATTKSYINQLVQGSLQQFNAEFGLAMEKMGRIEVKTGSAGEIRKHCAVVNS from the exons ATGGCCAAATTTGGAGATTTGGGTAATTTTCTAGCGTTTTGTATACTGCTAGGAATAGTGGGTTCAAGCCATGCTCAGTTACAACTCAACTTCTATGCAAAGAGCTGTCCACAAGCAGAGAAGATAATTCGAAATTATGTGCAAAAGCACATTCCAAATGCTCCATCTCTTGCAGCTGCCTTGCTCAGGATGCAATTCCATGATTGCTTTGTCAGG GGTTGTGATGCTTCTGTACTCCTGAATTTCACTTCGAGCACAAAAAACCAGACTGAAAAAGTGGCAGTTCCTAATCAAACACTGAGAGGCTTCTCATTCATCGATGGTGTGAAGAAAGCAGTTGAAGCTGAATGTCCTGGCATTGTCTCTTGTGCAGATATTGTTGCCTTAGTTTCTAGAGACTCTGTTGTGGTCACA GGAGGCCCTTACTGGAATGTTCCAACTGGTAGAAGAGATGGAAGATTATCAAACGCCTCGGAAGCCTTGGCAAACATCCCTCCTCCAACTAGTAACTTTTCCAGTCTCCAGACTTCTTTTGCCAGCAAGGGTCTTGACCTAAAAGACTTGGTCCTGTTGTCTG GCGCGCATACTATTGGAGTCTCGCACTGCCCGTCATTTTCATCACGTTTATACAATTTTACCGGAGTTTGGGGTACACAAGATCCATCTCTAGACAATGAATATGCAGCGAATCTTAAGATGAAGAAATGCAAATCAATCGATGACAATACGACAATTGTCGAAATGGATCCAGGCAGTTCCAGTAAATTTGATCTCAGCTACTATAAGCTTGTGCTCAAGAGAAAAGGGCTATTCCAATCTGATGCAGCCTTGACAACAAGTGCGACAACAAAGTCATACATCAACCAGCTAGTACAAGGATCACTCCAACAATTTAATGCTGAATTTGGTCTAGCCATGGAGAAAATGGGCAGGATAGAAGTCAAGACCGGCTCTGCTGGTGAGATTAGGAAGCACTGTGCAGTTGTGAATAGTTAA
- the LOC132618350 gene encoding peroxidase 3-like isoform X1 produces the protein MAKFGDLGNFLVLCILLGIVGSSHAQLQLNFYAKSCPQAEKIIRNYVQKHIPNAPSLAAALLRMQFHDCFVRGCDASVLLNFTSSTKNQTEKVAVPNQTLRGFSFIDGVKKAVEAECPGIVSCADIVALVSRDSVVVTGGPYWNVPTGRRDGRLSNASEALANIPPPTSNFSSLQTSFASKGLDLKDLVLLSGAHTIGVSHCPSFSSRLYNFTTVWGTQDPSLDNEYAANLKMKKCKSINDNTTIVEMDPGSSSKFDLSYYKLVLKRKGLLQSDATLTTSATTKSYINQLVQGSLQQFNVEFGLAMEKMGRIEVKTGSAGEIRKHCAVVNS, from the exons ATGGCCAAATTTGGAGACTTGGGTAATTTTCTAGTGTTGTGTATATTACTAGGAATAGTGGGTTCAAGCCATGCTCAGTTACAACTCAACTTCTATGCAAAGAGCTGTCCACAAGCAGAGAAGATAATTCGAAATTATGTGCAAAAGCACATTCCAAATGCTCCATCTCTTGCAGCTGCCTTGCTCAGGATGCAATTCCATGATTGCTTTGTCAGG GGTTGTGATGCTTCTGTACTCCTGAATTTCACTTCGAGCACAAAAAACCAGACTGAAAAAGTGGCAGTTCCTAATCAAACACTTAGAGGCTTCTCATTCATCGATGGTGTGAAGAAAGCAGTTGAAGCTGAATGTCCTGGCATTGTCTCTTGTGCAGATATTGTTGCCTTAGTTTCTAGAGACTCCGTTGTGGTCACA GGAGGCCCTTACTGGAATGTTCCAACTGGTAGAAGAGATGGAAGATTATCAAACGCCTCGGAAGCCTTGGCCAACATCCCTCCTCCAACTAGTAACTTTTCCAGTCTCCAGACATCGTTTGCCAGCAAGGGTCTTGACCTTAAAGACTTGGTCCTATTGTCTG GTGCGCATACCATTGGAGTCTCGCACTGCCCGTCATTTTCATCACGTTTATACAATTTTACCACAGTTTGGGGCACACAAGATCCATCTCTAGACAATGAATATGCAGCTAATCTTAAGATGAAGAAATGCAAATCAATCAATGACAATACGACAATTGTCGAAATGGATCCAGGCAGTTCCAGTAAATTTGATCTCAGCTACTATAAGCTTGTGCTCAAGAGAAAAGGGCTACTCCAATCTGATGCAACCTTGACAACAAGTGCGACAACAAAGTCATACATCAACCAGCTAGTACAAGGATCACTCCAACAATTTAATGTTGAATTCGGTCTAGCCATGGAGAAAATGGGCAGGATAGAAGTCAAGACCGGCTCTGCTGGTGAGATTAGGAAGCACTGTGCAGTTGTGAATAGTTAA
- the LOC132618350 gene encoding peroxidase 3-like isoform X2, producing MAKFGDLGNFLVLCILLGIVGSSHAQLQLNFYAKSCPQAEKIIRNYVQKHIPNAPSLAAALLRMQFHDCFVRGCDASVLLNFTSSTKNQTEKVAVPNQTLRGFSFIDGVKKAVEAECPGIVSCADIVALVSRDSVVVTVSPYWNVPTGRRDGRLSNASEALANIPPPTSNFSSLQTSFASKGLDLKDLVLLSGAHTIGVSHCPSFSSRLYNFTTVWGTQDPSLDNEYAANLKMKKCKSINDNTTIVEMDPGSSSKFDLSYYKLVLKRKGLLQSDATLTTSATTKSYINQLVQGSLQQFNVEFGLAMEKMGRIEVKTGSAGEIRKHCAVVNS from the exons ATGGCCAAATTTGGAGACTTGGGTAATTTTCTAGTGTTGTGTATATTACTAGGAATAGTGGGTTCAAGCCATGCTCAGTTACAACTCAACTTCTATGCAAAGAGCTGTCCACAAGCAGAGAAGATAATTCGAAATTATGTGCAAAAGCACATTCCAAATGCTCCATCTCTTGCAGCTGCCTTGCTCAGGATGCAATTCCATGATTGCTTTGTCAGG GGTTGTGATGCTTCTGTACTCCTGAATTTCACTTCGAGCACAAAAAACCAGACTGAAAAAGTGGCAGTTCCTAATCAAACACTTAGAGGCTTCTCATTCATCGATGGTGTGAAGAAAGCAGTTGAAGCTGAATGTCCTGGCATTGTCTCTTGTGCAGATATTGTTGCCTTAGTTTCTAGAGACTCCGTTGTGGTCACAGTAA GCCCTTACTGGAATGTTCCAACTGGTAGAAGAGATGGAAGATTATCAAACGCCTCGGAAGCCTTGGCCAACATCCCTCCTCCAACTAGTAACTTTTCCAGTCTCCAGACATCGTTTGCCAGCAAGGGTCTTGACCTTAAAGACTTGGTCCTATTGTCTG GTGCGCATACCATTGGAGTCTCGCACTGCCCGTCATTTTCATCACGTTTATACAATTTTACCACAGTTTGGGGCACACAAGATCCATCTCTAGACAATGAATATGCAGCTAATCTTAAGATGAAGAAATGCAAATCAATCAATGACAATACGACAATTGTCGAAATGGATCCAGGCAGTTCCAGTAAATTTGATCTCAGCTACTATAAGCTTGTGCTCAAGAGAAAAGGGCTACTCCAATCTGATGCAACCTTGACAACAAGTGCGACAACAAAGTCATACATCAACCAGCTAGTACAAGGATCACTCCAACAATTTAATGTTGAATTCGGTCTAGCCATGGAGAAAATGGGCAGGATAGAAGTCAAGACCGGCTCTGCTGGTGAGATTAGGAAGCACTGTGCAGTTGTGAATAGTTAA